Sequence from the Agrococcus sp. SL85 genome:
GACGGTGCGGTTCCGCGAGATGGAGTACGGCCTGCCGCTCGACGCGGTGCCGGCGGCGATGCGCGAGATCGACCGCGCGCTGCGTCGCGCCGACCTCGCCGTCACCTTCCCGATCGAGGTGCGCGCGACGGCCGCCGACGACGCGCACCTCTCGACCGCGCACGGCAGGCAGAGCGGCTACGTCGCCGTGCACCGGTGGTGGCGCGAGGACCCGCGGCCGCTCTTCGACCTCGTCGAGCCCATCCTGCTCGCGCACGACGGCAGGCCGCACTGGGGCAAGCTGCACTCGCTGCGCGCGCCGGAGCTCGCGACGCGCTTCCCCGGCTTCGAGGCCTTCCTCGCGGCGCGCGACGAGCTCGACCCGCGCCGCACCTTCGGCTCGGCCTGGACGCGCCGCGTGCTCGGCGACTAGCGGGCGCTCGCCTCGCGCTCCGCGCGGAGCTCGGCGGAGCGGGCCGCCAGGCGCCCCGTGACGTCGGCGCACGCCTCGCACACCGACGCGGGGATGATGCCGGCACGCATGAGCCGGCCGAAGATCCAGCAGCCGAGGCAGAAGCCGATGAACGCCTCGAGCGAGGCGGCGACGACGAGCACCGCGAGGATCGCCCACGCGGCGACGGGCGCGCCGAGCGTCCACGAGAGCGCCGCGGCGAGGCTGACGACGAGGCCGATCGCCTGCGCGAAGCGCTTCGGCGGGCCCGGCACGAGCCGCGCGGGACCGAGCCTGGGAGCGATGACGCGCGTCGCGAGCAGGCCGAAGGGCGAGAAGCGCGGGCCCCAGGCGACGCGCAGGGCGAAGCCGGCCGCGAGCAGCCACGCGGCCCAGCCCGCGCCGGTCACGAGGATGGCGACCGCGGAGGCGACGACGAGGCCGGCGACCGAGCGCGCCGCGAGCTCGTTGACGGGGTTGGGGAACGAGAACGCCATGCGACCACGGTGCCAGCCCTGCGGCCGACGCGCGAATCGCGGCGTCACACGGCGTCGCACGGCGACCCGGCACGCGCGCGGCGCTCGCCCGGGACGGACGCCTAGTCTGGACGCATGGACCCGCTGCTGATCGTCTGGACCGTCGCCGGCGCCCTCGTGGTGGTGGCGCTCATCGGCGCCGTGTGGACCGGCGCGGCGCTCGCGACGATGCGACGCCTCGGCGCCACGGTCGACGAGCGGTGGCGTGCGCTCTCGACGACGCTCGAGCAGCGCCGGGCAGCGGCCGAGCCGCTGCTGGCGACCGCGACGGAGCCGCAGCGGGCGCGCGCCGAGGCGGCCTTCGCGGCGCTCGAGCAGGCCGTCTTCCCGAGCGGCAAGGCCGAGGCGGAGGCCGAGGTGCAGCAGGCGCTGCGGCCGATCGCAGCCGCGGCCGCGGCGCAGGCCTCCGGCTCCGAGGCGTTCCGGGCGCGCGCGGCCCTCGCCGCCCTCGAGGACGAGGCCCAGCAGCGCCGCCGCGACTACAACACGGGCGCGCGCGAGCTGAACGCGCGGCTGCGACGCTTCCCGACCTCGCTGTGGGCCTCGGCGGCGGGCGGCCGCCGCGACTTCTTCGAGGTCGATCAGTCAGGGGCGGTCG
This genomic interval carries:
- a CDS encoding LemA family protein, with amino-acid sequence MDPLLIVWTVAGALVVVALIGAVWTGAALATMRRLGATVDERWRALSTTLEQRRAAAEPLLATATEPQRARAEAAFAALEQAVFPSGKAEAEAEVQQALRPIAAAAAAQASGSEAFRARAALAALEDEAQQRRRDYNTGARELNARLRRFPTSLWASAAGGRRDFFEVDQSGAVAEPPRIQF
- a CDS encoding DUF4395 domain-containing protein produces the protein MAFSFPNPVNELAARSVAGLVVASAVAILVTGAGWAAWLLAAGFALRVAWGPRFSPFGLLATRVIAPRLGPARLVPGPPKRFAQAIGLVVSLAAALSWTLGAPVAAWAILAVLVVAASLEAFIGFCLGCWIFGRLMRAGIIPASVCEACADVTGRLAARSAELRAEREASAR